The nucleotide window AATCCATCACACTTGAACTTGAAAGGGACTATAAATAAAGCTCATCATCTAAGGCCATAACCATCTTCTTCTCCTACTTCCCCAAACAAACATAATGGCAAATCTCGACTTACTGAATCAAGTTTCAAAACCCACTTTGTTTTACGGCACTGCTTCAATTGCTCTACTTGtctacttcatcatcaaaagattCGGTACCAAGAATAAATCATCATCAAAGTTACAACAGGCACCTGAACCAGCCGGTGCATGGCCAATCATCGGTCATCTCCCGCTCTTAGCCGGACCTGACCTTCCTCATATAACACTGGGGAAATTAGCAGACAAATACGGATCCGCCTTTGTTATTCGAATAGGTGTTCACAAAGCACTTGTTATCAACAGTTGGGAGGTCGCAAAAGAGTGTTTCACCACCAACGACAAGGTTTTCTCTTCTCGACCACGTCAAGTAGCCATGAAACACATGGGTTACGATTATGCCATGTTCGGCTTCGCTCCTTACGGAGATTACTGGCGCGAGCTTCGTAAGATCATCAACCGAGAAGTTCTTTCTCACAGTCGTATCGAGTCCTTGTATCACATATGGGGTAAAGAAATTAACACATCCATTAAAGAGCTGTACGGTCTGTGCGGGAAGAAACCAGCGTTGGTTGAAATGAAACAATGGTTTAGCGATTTGACGCTGAACATGTCAGTGATGATGGTTGCCGGGAAAAGGTACAACTTTGGCGCTGACAAAGTAGACGACGAAGCTAAGAGATGCCAAGATGGCCTGAGAAATTTCTTTCGGTTGGTGGGTTTGTTTGTGCCATCGGATGCCGTGCCGTCCTTGGCATGGCTGGATATCGGTGGTTATGAAAAGGAGATGAAGAAAGTTGCGAAAGAACTCGACGAGTTGATGCAAGAATGGCTAGATGAGCATAAGAAGAAGAGAGCTTTATTGAAAGCGCAAGGAAAACAAGGAGGTGATCAAGATTTCATGGATGTTATGATGACTatacttgaaaatgaaaaaatatcGGAATTTGACTCCGATACCGTCAACAAAGCTACCGGATTGGTAACTAATTAAACAAAcaccttttatgattaatttgatttgatttgattgcttGTGTGACGGATATTGATTTGTTTTTGTATATTGTGACGTGCAGACTCTAATCCTGGGCGGAACTGATACAAATATGGTAAATTCAGTCTGGGCGTTAGCTTTATTGGTTAACCATCAAGATGCACTCAAGAAAGCCCAGGATGAGTTAGACCTCCACGTAGGCAGAGACAGACAAGTAAGCGAGTCAGATGTCAAAAACCTCGTGTACATCCAAGCTGGAATGAAGGAAACTCTGCGTTTATACTCAGGTCCATTGTCCGGTCTCCGGGAATCAACCGAGGATTGCACCGTAGCTGGTTACCACGTACCTGCGGGAACCCGTTTGATTATAAACGCTTCAAAGATTCATCGTGATCCACGAGTATGGTCTGATCCAACATCATTCAAACCAGAGAGATTCTTAGAAGAGCACAAAGGCATGGACGTTAGAGGCCAAGATTTTGAACTCTTACCTTTTGGGGCGGGTAGAAGAATTTGCCCTGGTACTGCTTTCGCACTGCAAGTTTTGCCGTTGGCTTTGGCTCGTTTGCTGCATGGTTTCGACTTCAAGAGGCCTACTGCTGCACCTATTGATATGACAGAGAGCCCTGGACTGACTAACGCTAAATCCACCCCACTTGAAGTTCT belongs to Papaver somniferum cultivar HN1 unplaced genomic scaffold, ASM357369v1 unplaced-scaffold_98, whole genome shotgun sequence and includes:
- the LOC113346184 gene encoding cytochrome P450 82C4-like — translated: MANLDLLNQVSKPTLFYGTASIALLVYFIIKRFGTKNKSSSKLQQAPEPAGAWPIIGHLPLLAGPDLPHITLGKLADKYGSAFVIRIGVHKALVINSWEVAKECFTTNDKVFSSRPRQVAMKHMGYDYAMFGFAPYGDYWRELRKIINREVLSHSRIESLYHIWGKEINTSIKELYGLCGKKPALVEMKQWFSDLTLNMSVMMVAGKRYNFGADKVDDEAKRCQDGLRNFFRLVGLFVPSDAVPSLAWLDIGGYEKEMKKVAKELDELMQEWLDEHKKKRALLKAQGKQGGDQDFMDVMMTILENEKISEFDSDTVNKATGLTLILGGTDTNMVNSVWALALLVNHQDALKKAQDELDLHVGRDRQVSESDVKNLVYIQAGMKETLRLYSGPLSGLRESTEDCTVAGYHVPAGTRLIINASKIHRDPRVWSDPTSFKPERFLEEHKGMDVRGQDFELLPFGAGRRICPGTAFALQVLPLALARLLHGFDFKRPTAAPIDMTESPGLTNAKSTPLEVLVFPRLSPELYEC